A window from Cellulomonas sp. C5510 encodes these proteins:
- a CDS encoding ABC transporter substrate-binding protein: MTKRSRRAAIALLPLTALALAACSSGGGDEEGGGSTDFSTEATGTLNAWGFENADDVGQSRLDYAAEQLSDVDIELDATAFDAQKFTTRLASGDVPDVVQMDRRYVTTYAAQDLIMPLDACYAAHDVVPEEQYYPSVVDDVRYEDQVWAVPQFYQPPAIILNKRVMDAAGVTNDQIDTSKPDVLIPAIEKMYAESGGVPTTLGLDPVATGQGGLWILGQGGQLTDADGKPTLDDPSNVAGIELLKQITDAQGGFAKVKSFTDSFDTFGDNNQYVADQVGAQVNAQWYPNVLGAYVGQIEIEAVPFLDQDGNPFSVASGTAFVIPAGAQNKDAACSWMLNLTSYDAWMAAGAARADTIATDGGLNTGLFTGSPEADQAIRDEYVKETGDAGFDQVISTYYDVVDYGQTFGSSPAGQDIQNELNNAITAALLGDKSPEDALADAQTAAMRAYDNITGG, translated from the coding sequence ATGACCAAGAGGAGCCGTCGCGCAGCGATCGCCCTGCTGCCCCTCACCGCGCTCGCCCTCGCGGCGTGCAGCTCCGGCGGTGGGGACGAGGAGGGCGGCGGATCCACCGACTTCAGCACCGAGGCCACCGGCACGCTCAACGCCTGGGGCTTCGAGAACGCGGACGACGTGGGCCAGTCGCGGCTCGACTACGCCGCCGAGCAGCTCTCCGACGTGGACATCGAGCTCGACGCCACCGCGTTCGACGCCCAGAAGTTCACCACGCGTCTCGCCAGCGGCGACGTCCCCGACGTCGTGCAGATGGACCGCCGGTACGTCACGACGTACGCCGCGCAGGACCTGATCATGCCGCTGGACGCCTGCTACGCCGCCCACGACGTCGTGCCGGAGGAGCAGTACTACCCGTCCGTCGTCGACGACGTGCGGTACGAGGACCAGGTCTGGGCGGTGCCGCAGTTCTACCAGCCGCCGGCCATCATCCTGAACAAGCGGGTCATGGACGCCGCGGGCGTCACGAACGACCAGATCGACACCTCGAAGCCCGACGTCCTCATCCCGGCCATCGAGAAGATGTACGCCGAGAGCGGCGGCGTCCCGACGACCCTCGGCCTCGACCCCGTGGCCACCGGCCAGGGCGGCCTGTGGATCCTCGGGCAGGGCGGGCAGCTGACCGACGCGGACGGCAAGCCGACGCTCGACGACCCGTCCAACGTCGCCGGCATCGAGCTGCTCAAGCAGATCACCGACGCCCAGGGCGGCTTCGCCAAGGTCAAGTCGTTCACCGACTCGTTCGACACCTTCGGCGACAACAACCAGTACGTCGCGGACCAGGTCGGCGCCCAGGTCAACGCCCAGTGGTACCCGAACGTGCTCGGCGCCTACGTCGGCCAGATCGAGATCGAGGCCGTGCCGTTCCTCGACCAGGACGGCAACCCGTTCTCCGTCGCCTCCGGCACGGCGTTCGTCATCCCGGCCGGCGCGCAGAACAAGGACGCCGCCTGCTCCTGGATGCTCAACCTCACGTCCTACGACGCGTGGATGGCGGCCGGGGCGGCGCGCGCCGACACGATCGCCACGGACGGCGGCCTCAACACCGGCCTGTTCACCGGCTCGCCGGAGGCCGACCAGGCGATCCGCGACGAGTACGTCAAGGAGACCGGCGACGCCGGCTTCGACCAGGTGATCTCCACCTACTACGACGTCGTGGACTACGGGCAGACCTTCGGGTCCTCGCCCGCCGGCCAGGACATCCAGAACGAGCTGAACAACGCCATCACCGCGGCGCTGCTCGGTGACAAGTCGCCCGAGGACGCCCTGGCGGACGCCCAGACCGCGGCCATGCGGGCGTACGACAACATCACGGGCGGCTGA
- a CDS encoding nucleoside deaminase: MFARPDDLTAMGLALTEAAGCAASGDVPVGAVVIGPDGAVVGAGRNRREADGDPTAHAEVLALRAASAALGRWRLDDCTLVVTLEPCLMCAGATVLARVPRLVLGAWDPKAGACGSQWDVVRDSRSNHRVEVVGGVREEECGALLRAFFAPHRADG; the protein is encoded by the coding sequence ATGTTCGCGCGCCCCGACGACCTGACCGCGATGGGCCTGGCCCTCACCGAGGCCGCCGGCTGCGCGGCGTCGGGCGACGTGCCGGTGGGGGCGGTCGTCATCGGTCCGGACGGCGCGGTCGTCGGGGCGGGGCGCAACCGGCGGGAGGCGGACGGCGACCCGACCGCGCACGCCGAGGTCCTGGCGCTGCGGGCGGCGTCGGCGGCCCTGGGCCGGTGGCGGCTCGACGACTGCACGCTGGTGGTCACGCTCGAGCCGTGCCTCATGTGCGCGGGCGCGACCGTGCTGGCCCGGGTGCCGCGGCTGGTGCTCGGTGCGTGGGACCCGAAGGCCGGCGCGTGCGGGTCGCAGTGGGACGTGGTGCGCGACTCCCGGTCGAACCACCGCGTCGAGGTGGTCGGTGGCGTGCGCGAGGAGGAGTGCGGGGCGCTGCTGCGGGCGTTCTTCGCGCCGCACCGCGCCGACGGCTGA
- the upp gene encoding uracil phosphoribosyltransferase → MRLHVADHPLVAHKLSVLRNKDTSSPTFRKLVDELVTLLAYEATRDVRTEPVEIETPVARTTGVKIAEPLPLVVPILRAGLGMLDGMTRLMPTAEVGFLGMQRDETTLEAITYANRLPEDLTGRQCFLIDPMLATGGTLVAAIEYLFARGARDVTAVCLLAAPEGLKVVEDAVGDRVDVTVVVAAVDERLNEKAYIVPGLGDAGDRLYGVV, encoded by the coding sequence ATGCGCCTGCACGTCGCCGACCACCCGCTCGTCGCCCACAAGCTGTCGGTGCTCCGCAACAAGGACACGTCGTCCCCGACCTTCCGCAAGCTCGTCGACGAGCTCGTGACCCTGCTCGCCTACGAGGCGACGCGCGACGTGCGGACCGAGCCGGTCGAGATCGAGACGCCCGTCGCCCGCACCACCGGCGTCAAGATCGCCGAGCCGCTGCCGCTCGTGGTCCCGATCCTGCGCGCCGGCCTCGGCATGCTCGACGGCATGACCCGGCTGATGCCGACCGCGGAGGTCGGGTTCCTCGGCATGCAGCGCGACGAGACGACGCTCGAGGCCATCACCTACGCCAACCGGCTGCCGGAGGACCTCACCGGCCGCCAGTGCTTCCTCATCGACCCGATGCTGGCCACCGGTGGCACGCTCGTCGCCGCGATCGAGTACCTGTTCGCGCGCGGCGCGCGCGACGTCACGGCGGTGTGCCTGCTCGCGGCGCCCGAGGGCCTCAAGGTCGTCGAGGACGCCGTCGGCGACCGGGTCGACGTCACCGTGGTCGTCGCCGCCGTGGACGAGCGCCTCAACGAGAAGGCCTACATCGTCCCGGGCCTCGGCGACGCCGGCGACCGCCTCTACGGCGTGGTCTGA